From a region of the Candida albicans SC5314 chromosome 1, complete sequence genome:
- a CDS encoding uncharacterized protein (Ortholog(s) have role in cellular response to DNA damage stimulus and FANCM-MHF complex localization), whose translation MVKQQSKEEIALQLKSAVYLSVAKIVEAKLEDLNNDNAATTTTESNNKNNNNNMLIATPTFIAQLVELVYNQLINLGEDLELFCQHANRDIVEPSDLFMVTRKNPTLQQHLKDLLRQ comes from the coding sequence ATGgtcaaacaacaatcaaaagaagaaatagcattacaattgaaatcaGCAGTTTATCTAAGTGTTGCTAAAATAGTGGAGGCAAAACTAgaagatttgaataatgataatgctgcgacaacaacaacagaatcaaataacaagaataataataataatatgttAATTGCAACTCCAACATTTATTGCACAATTAGTTGAATTGgtatataatcaattaattaatttaggAGAAGATTTAGAATTGTTTTGTCAACATGCCAATCGAGATATTGTTGAACCAAGTGATCTATTTATGGTGACAAGGAAAAACCCTACTTTGCAACAACATTTGAAAGACTTGCTACGACAATAA
- the BLP1 gene encoding Blp1p (Protein of unknown function, serum-induced) → MDFKRKLSEVDADAAEDVKMDMGATIIPQRERATSVIEDFLHQENSELKKSLKNLEMENEKLKNILKTDYNVNYIRK, encoded by the coding sequence ATGGActtcaaaagaaaattgtcTGAAGTAGATGCTGATGCTGCTGAAGACGTCAAGATGGACATGGGAGCCACTATCATTCCTCAAAGAGAACGTGCAACATCAGTTATTGAAGACTTCTTGCACCAAGAAAACTcagaattaaaaaaatccttgaaaaatttagaaatGGAAAatgagaaattgaaaaatatcttAAAAACAGATTATAATGTTAATTACATTCGCAAATAA
- a CDS encoding uncharacterized protein (Protein of unknown function; induced by alpha pheromone in SpiderM medium), which translates to MYTRRSSNVASCVVKSHVQTRYKILDINGYKEMSLADLIKSISSLPSDDKRLKNLLLRNYLQFNLIYLTVQSGIEIVDDLVGCVLRQERFVEKMNTTLNWLRSPFIYQTLSESANRYVNFFHMLTSSDLKRMLVPTLDIDLMWHTHQLWNYGYFKDCLESPCHTGIDHDDTVDENKLDDGYEYTCKMYRKLFKQEYSVCYCHPCVVRRMAAASKFSILLKSGNKQSQPEEPAIINNPLFSKDEGFSHISTHNSIKLPTSRAESKRKKSITASMLEKDRNNSHYYYYHNSSMFVMAPGAPVDSANSELYSNTLCCSIANSTSSCGKCGGKCIGGSGCGNGCGSTGGCVSCGGSSSGGGGGGCGSSSGGGGGGCGGGGGGCGGGGGGGGI; encoded by the coding sequence ATGTATACTAGACGTAGCTCGAATGTTGCCAGTTGTGTTGTTAAATCTCATGTACAAACCAGATACAAGATTTTGGATATTAATGGGTATAAGGAAATGCTGTTGGCAGACttgatcaaatcaatttcatcctTGCCTAGTGATGATAAGCGACTCAAAAATCTTTTGTTAAGAAATTAtcttcaattcaatttgatttatttgacGGTTCAGAGTGGAATcgaaattgttgatgatttagtCGGTTGTGTTTTGAGACAAGAAAggtttgttgaaaaaatgaatacAACGCTCAATTGGCTACGTTCACCATTCATTTATCAAACATTATCAGAATCTGCAAACAGGtatgtaaatttttttcacatGTTGACGTCCAGTGACTTGAAACGAATGCTTGTCCCTACTTTAGATATCGATCTTATGTGGCACACTCATCAATTATGGAATTATGGTTATTTCAAAGATTGTTTGGAATCACCGTGTCATACGGGGATTGATCATGATGATActgttgatgaaaataaattggaCGATGGTTATGAATACACCTGTAAAATGTATCGCAAGTTATTCAAACAGGAATATTCAGTTTGCTATTGTCATCCTTGTGTTGTGCGACGCATGGCTGCTGCTAGCAAATTctcaatattattgaaatctGGTAATAAACAATCACAACCAGAGGAACCAGCAATCATTAACAATCCATTATTCAGTAAAGATGAAGGGTTTTCACATATCAGTACCCATAATTCTATTAAATTGCCAACATCACGAGCGGAACTGAAACGAAAAAAATCTATTACAGCTTCAATGTTGGAAAAAGATAGAAACAACTCccattactattattatcataatTCTTCGATGTTTGTTATGGCACCTGGTGCTCCAGTAGATTCAGCAAATTCTGAATTGTATTCTAATACGTTGTGCTGTTCTATTGCTAACTCTACAAGTTCATGCGGCAAATGTGGTGGGAAATGCATAGGCGGTAGCGGTTGTGGTAATGGTTGTGGTAGTACTGGAGGTTGTGTTAGTTGTGGTGGCAGTAGTAGTGGaggaggtggtggtggttgtggtaGTAGCAGTGGaggaggtggtggtggttgtggcGGTGGAGGAGGTGGTTGTGGCGGCGGAGGAGGAGGTGGTGGTATTTGA
- a CDS encoding uncharacterized protein (Ortholog of Candida albicans WO-1 : CAWG_00155) gives MDPPRYNQVLDFIAILEQSDPAAFQSYNYSTQKEYPSIQRDKITDINSKGLPTIADVVAHLKLLKAFGALKAKVLGTSKVIKDLEPAQHKYWQVFLTNAVRRFIIFVSALRKYSCDTVSTVVREDTFFKVIKNKKFESMMSQIMPPLDVIMVWHAFLLNPKTFYDSFTRTDFIVFAKYPLPLDRIHGCIDNTTFEFNVPEIYRENYSKFVAIFHQ, from the coding sequence ATGGATCCACCTAGATATAATCAGGTATTAGATTTTATTGCTATTCTTGAGCAATCTGATCCCGCTGCTTTTCAAAGTTATAATTATTCTACTCAAAAGGAATACCCTTCAATTCAACGAGACAAAATCACTGACATCAACTCCAAAGGTTTACCAACAATTGCTGATGTTGTAGCccatttgaaattattgaaagcTTTTGGTGCATTGAAGGCAAAAGTTCTTGGTACTTCCAAAGTAATCAAAGACCTTGAACCGGCTCAACACAAATACTGGCAAGTGTTTCTTACCAATGCAGTTAGAcgatttattatatttgtttCGGCATTGAGGAAGTATTCTTGTGATACAGTGTCGACTGTTGTCAGAGAAGATACTTTTTTTAAGGTCataaagaataaaaagTTCGAAAGTATGATGAGTCAGATCATGCCTCCTTTGGATGTGATTATGGTATGGCACGcatttttattgaatcCAAAAACCTTTTACGATTCATTTACCAGAACTGATTTTATTGTGTTTGCCAARTATCCATTACCGTTGGATAGAATCCATGGCTGTATTGACAATACTacttttgaatttaatgtACCAGAGATTTATCGAGAAAACTATTCAAAGTTTGTTGCAATCTTTCACCAATGA
- a CDS encoding uncharacterized protein (Has domain(s) with predicted DNA binding, nucleic acid binding activity), whose product MWGRIGGGGKNCSYPETTKTIFAFCKHSPPVIPPSVFFFYSTKSLMMQYTPEDRQKAIDEYISNSGLSYRQLSEKYHVPVTTIRDGVHGAKQPAICHENQQCLTNDQEEILADWIIELIEQDEPPTHQLILETAKDLARCTERDPPTNVEWVRRFLKRTKLDCFENVQLRVFAKRRAIEEEVICDWFDLFKKICEKRGIKRENIYSFDEISIQIGRNTNEYVNFANDKKRNSVTENCNKEMATVIEAVSANGVSIRPVVIFKSEYRMTNRVLSNQRPKWFYTNSNSGWTSNYIALAWLKEVFIPQTQPDNPDEIRLLICDGNSSHADDLFMKTCIENKINALYLPTYSSYLTKSMGLICFDKLKKTYKKLVSDQQQKNGIYEITKDEFLKIYEMARNYEMSKQNIESAWEVAGLFPFCPNKVLKSSSTIDKENSEENAIEGKSRVSTDANVSPRRKFMRQFNLSPSKYQSPRYKNKKMIGYNDAYKVIKGLVTQLETKNKKIKQLRLELHHGVDIDIDN is encoded by the coding sequence ATGTGGGGCAGAAttggggggggggggaagAACTGTCTGTACCCAGAGACTACAAAAACCATTTTCGCGTTCTGTAAACATTCACCACCAGTCATTCCACCTTctgttttcttcttttactctacaaaatcattaatgatGCAATATACACCAGAAGATAGGCAAAAAGCTATTGATGAATATATATCCAATTCGGGTTTGCTGTATCGGCAGTTGAGTGAAAAATACCATGTTCCAGTTACTACAATTAGAGATGGTGTTCATGGAGCTAAACAACCAGCAATTTGTCatgaaaatcaacaatGCTTAACCAATgatcaagaagaaatacTTGCTGATTGGATTATAGAGCTCATTGAGCAAGATGAGCCACCTACTCACCAATTAATATTGGAAACAGCTAAAGATCTTGCTAGGTGCACCGAAAGAGATCCTCCCACAAATGTGGAGTGGGTTCGAAGATTCTTAAAACGCACTAAACTTGATTGTTTCGAGAATGTTCAACTTCGTGTCTTTGCTAAGAGAAGGGccattgaagaagaagtaatTTGTGATTGGTTTGATCTTTTTAAGAAAATTTGTGAGAAACGGGGaataaaaagagaaaacaTTTACAGTTTTGATGAAATCAGTATTCAAATAGGGAGAAATACCAATGAATATGTCAATTTTGCTAATGACAAGAAACGGAATTCTGTAACCGAGAATTGCAACAAGGAAATGGCTACGGTAATTGAAGCAGTTAGTGCTAATGGAGTTAGTATTCGACCGGttgttattttcaaaagtgAATATCGTATGACCAACAGGGTTCTTTCAAATCAGCGACCAAAATGGTTTTATACAAATTCTAATAGTGGATGGACAAGTAATTATATTGCTCTTGCTTGGCTCAAGGAGGTATTTATTCCCCAGACACAACCAGATAATCCTGATGAAATCAGATTGTTAATATGTGATGGAAACAGCTCACACGCTGATGACTTATTTATGAAAACATGTATcgaaaataaaattaatgcCCTTTATCTTCCTACTTATTCTTCATATCTTACAAAACTGATGGGTCTCATATGTTTTGACAAACTAAAGAAAacatacaaaaaattggtcagtgatcaacaacaaaagaatgGAATATATGAGATAACAAAAGATGAGTTTCTCAAGATTTACGAAATGGCCAGAAATTATGAGAtgtcaaaacaaaatattgaaagtGCTTGGGAAGTAGCAGGGTTATTTCCATTCTGTCCAAATAAAGTTTTAAAATCTTCCTCGACTATTGACAAGGAAAATTCTGAAGAAAATGCAATAGAAGGGAAATCAAGAGTATCCACAGATGCTAATGTAAGtccaagaagaaaatttatgagacaatttaatttatcaccAAGCAAATATCAAAGTCCTCGttataaaaacaaaaaaatgataGGCTATAATGATGCTTACAAGGTTATTAAAGGTCTCGTAACACAACTTGAAacgaaaaataaaaaaatcaagCAACTTCGATTAGAATTACACCATGGcgttgatattgatattgataattaa
- a CDS encoding uncharacterized protein (Ortholog of C. dubliniensis CD36 : Cd36_12030 and Candida albicans WO-1 : CAWG_00152): MDPPRYNQVLDFIAILEQSDPAAFQSYNYSTQKEYPSIQRDKITDINSKGLPTIADVVAHLKLLKAFGALKAKVLGTSKVIKDLEPAQHKYWQVFLTNAVRRFIIFVSALRKYSCDTVSTVVREHTFHNLAKNNKFESMMSQIMPPLDVIMVWHAFLLNPKTFYDSFTRTDFIVFAKYPLPLDRIHGCINNTTFEFNVPEIYRENYSSLLQSFINDPNDLIFDPIDDLLAVRITDKQVNIYCPRCQKPLTFQSVPLTTTSETGFADPGFEAYSIEDIDEQIRNNPHFQVECICLLTPVWNHDQLRKLQLYHDVHGDTELSHAYKYFSSIISRVISIRRSPYLASSSVKSYVKNRWNNLQLNLYKEMSLVNLIKSVSSLPDEEKRLKNLLLRSYLQFNLIYFTVRGGIEIGEDLVGCVLRQERFVEKMNTTLNWLHSPFIYQTLSESLTRYGNFFHMLTSSDLKQMLVPTLDIDLMWHTHQLWNYGYFKDCLESPCHTGIDHDDTVDENKLDDGYEFTRKLYRKLFNQEYSICYCHSCIMRRSATTNKFSFWMKSGSKQMRLEEKTIVKNPLFSKDEGFSHISTHNSIKLPTSQAQMKRRKSITASSLEKDRNNSHYYYLPNSSLFVILPGVPVDSGMYALYANTLCCSIVNASSSYGNCGGLCTGGSRDGQGNSTGGSCGGSSGGGCGSSSGGGGCGGGSSSGGGCGGGGGCGGGGGGCGGGG; encoded by the coding sequence ATGGATCCACCTAGATATAATCAGGTATTAGATTTTATTGCTATTCTTGAGCAATCTGATCCCGCTGCTTTTCAAAGTTATAATTATTCTACTCAAAAGGAATACCCTTCAATTCAACGAGACAAAATCACTGACATCAACTCCAAAGGTTTACCAACAATTGCTGATGTTGTAGCccatttgaaattattgaaagcTTTTGGTGCATTGAAGGCAAAAGTTCTTGGTACTTCCAAAGTAATCAAAGACCTTGAACCGGCTCAACACAAATACTGGCAAGTGTTTCTTACCAATGCAGTTAGAcgatttattatatttgtttCGGCATTGAGGAAGTATTCTTGTGATACAGTGTCGACTGTTGTCAGAGAACACACTTTTCACAACCTTgcaaaaaataacaaatttgaaagtATGATGAGTCAAATCATGCCTCCTTTGGATGTGATTATGGTATGGCACgcatttttattaaatccaAAAACCTTTTACGATTCATTTACCAGAACTGATTTTATTGTGTTTGCCAAATATCCATTACCGTTGGATAGAATCCATGGCTGTATTAACAATACTacttttgaatttaatgtACCAGAGATTTATCGAGAAAACTATTCAAGTTTGTTGCAATCTTTCATCAATGATCccaatgatttaatttttgatcCTATTGACGACTTGCTAGCTGTTAGGATTACTGATAAGCAAGTCAACATTTATTGTCCACGATGTCAAAAACCATTAACGTTTCAACTGGTGCCACTAACGACAACACTGGAAACTGGATTTGCTGATCCAGGATTTGAAGCATATTCGATAGAAGACATTGACGAGCAAATCAGAAACAACCCACATTTCCAGGTAGAATGCATTTGCTTGCTTACGCCAGTTTGGAATCATGACCAATTGAGAAAACTTCAATTATACCATGATGTTCATGGTGATACTGAGTTGTCACATGCGTATAagtatttttcttcaatcaTTTCAAGGGTAATTTCTATTAGACGTAGTCCTTACCTTGCCAGTTCCAGTGTTAAATCTTATGTGAAAAATAGATGGAATAACTTGCAGCTTAACTTGTATAAGGAAATGCTGTTGGTAAATTTGATCAAACTGGTTTCATCATTACCCGATGAAGAAAAGAGACTTAAAAATCTTTTGTTAAGAAGTTAtcttcaattcaatttgatttattttacAGTTCGTGGGggtattgaaattggtgaaGATTTGGTGGGGTGTGTGTTACGACAAGAAcgatttgttgaaaaaatgaatacAACGCTCAATTGGCTACATTCACCATTCATTTATCAAACATTATCAGAATCTTTAACGAGGTATGGAAATTTTTTCCACATGTTGACATCTAGTGACTTGAAACAAATGCTTGTTCCTACTTTGGATATCGATCTTATGTGGCACACTCATCAATTATGGAATTATGGCTATTTCAAAGACTGTTTGGAATCACCGTGTCATACGGGGATTGACCATGATGATACTGTcgatgaaaataaattagaCGATGGTTATGAGTTTACTCGCAAATTGTATCGCAAGTTGTTCAATCAAGAGTATTCAATTTGCTATTGTCATTCTTGTATTATGCGTCGATCtgccaccaccaacaaattCTCATTTTGGATGAAATCTGGTAGTAAACAAATGAGATTAGAGGAGAAAACGATTGTTAAGAATCCATTATTCAGTAAAGATGAAGGGTTTTCACATATCAGTACCCATAATTCTATTAAATTGCCAACATCACAAGCACaaatgaaaagaagaaaatcaattactGCATCTTCGTTGGAAAAAGATAGGAACAATtcccattattattacctTCCTAATTCTTCCTTGTTTGTTATATTACCTGGCGTTCCAGTAGATTCAGGGATGTATGCATTGTATGCTAATACTCTCTGCTGTTCTATTGTCAATGCTTCGAGTTCCTATGGTAATTGTGGTGGTTTATGTACGGGTGGTAGTAGAGATGGACAAGGTAATAGTACTGGTGGAAGCTGCGGTGGcagtagtggtggtggttgtggtaGCAGTAGTGGCGGTGGTGGCTGTGGaggtggtagtagtagtggcGGTGGCTGCGGAGGTGGAGGTGgctgtggtggtggaggtggtggttgtggtggaGGTGGGTAA
- a CDS encoding uncharacterized protein (Protein of unknown function; Spider biofilm repressed), whose protein sequence is MAASISQPQQQPIKLTAAQKEQQIMQEIRNNSIKYESKFEGSFLGEIFGFAIRK, encoded by the coding sequence ATGGCTGCTTCTATttcacaaccacaacaacaaccaattaAATTGACTGCTGCTcaaaaagaacaacaaataatgcaagaaattagaaataatTCTATCAAATACGAAAGTAAATTTGAAGGTTCATTCTTGGGTGAAATCTTTGGATTTGCCATTAGAAAATAG
- a CDS encoding uncharacterized protein (Ortholog(s) have Rab GTPase binding activity and Golgi apparatus, endoplasmic reticulum localization), producing the protein MSQPYTKLKDSQGDLLGDDYIQPDETPIDSTNTFESSTNQQQQQPLQPQSSSNAQQSTKSHIFQINFYRSFFDLDSDVFYVKLQKALNPFSQANEGDDQRQYPHELYGFVWITGTLIFLMFVSSTGSNLLNQWLRGDDTSKPYSYDFSLLIKSISLFYGYNFIVPFLLWAITTYYNKFPHPIDLVKTVSIYGYTNVLWVPITIINLLIVFINSDILKWVFVGVFGAITGFSNLNKISPIVKKNCLILNESGKLYYIILGLLAVVHLSFTVVVKISFFS; encoded by the exons ATGTCTCAACCATATACCAAGCTAAAGGACTCTCAA gGTGATTTATTAGGTGACGATTACATTCAACCAGATG AAACGCCAATAGATTCCACAAACACATTTGAGTCCTCTACaaaccaacaacagcaacaaccGTTGCAACCACAATCTTCAAGTAATGCTCAACAGTCCACAAAATCAcatatatttcaaataaatttctATCGTTCATTTTTCGATTTAGATAGTGATGTATTTTATGTCAAATTGCAAAAGGCATTAAATCCATTCTCACAAGCAAATGAAGGTGATGATCAAAGACAATATCCCCATGAATTATATGGATTTGTTTGGATTACAGGGACATTGATTTTTCTCATGTTTGTGAGTTCAACGGGGTCAAATCTTTTGAATCAATGGCTACGTGGTGATGATACATCTAAACCGTACTCTTATGATTTCAgtttattaatcaaatcaatttctttattttatGGATATAATTTCATTGTTCCATTTTTGTTATGGGCAATAACAACGTATTATAACAAATTTCCTCATCCTATTGATTTAGTGAAAACCGTCTCGATATATGGATACACCAATGTATTATGGGTGCCAATAACCATTATTAATCTACTCATAGTTTTCATAAATAgtgatattttgaaatggGTCTTTGTTGGTGTTTTTGGTGCTATCACTGGATTCagtaatttgaataaaatcaGCCCTATAGTAAAGAAGAATTGCTTGATTCTTAATGAATCAGGTAAAttgtattatattataCTTGGTTTGTTGGCAGTGGTACATTTATCATTTACCGTAGTGGTTAAGATTAGTTTTTTCTCTTAA